From the genome of Candidatus Hydrogenedentota bacterium:
TCAAGGCCGAACAGGTTCGCCTCTTCCCCGTTGTTCGTGTAAACCCGCTCGGGGCTGACTTTGCAGACCACCTGATTCGCCTGCTGCACGTATTGATGCGCCCACATGTCGGGCTTGAACGTGGCCGGCAGCGCATTGAACGCAATCCGCTCGAGCCGGTCCGCCAGGCCAACGTCACCCAGAATGACGCTGAGCACTTCGAGGGAGTACATGTATTCGACCACGGCGCAGAGTTCCGTGCCTTGGGACGGCATCTTGCCCGCGAGGCATTCGTCGCCCGTGAAAATGCCCGTAGCCGTGCCGTGGTACCGGTCCAGTTCCGCGATGGCGTGCAGCGCGGCCTCGCGCAAGGCGGGGTCGCCGGTCTGGCGGTACCAGACGCCTGCCGTCTTGACTGCCATGCCGTGGTTGACCACGTGGCTCTCGAACCGCCACTTGTCCGCCTTCTCCTTGAACGGCAAATCTCCGAAGTGCGCGACCCAGTCATAGCCCTGGTCGTGCGCTTTCCGCGCCAAGTCCAGCAGGAACGCCTCGCCGGTCCGGTCATAGAGCCATTGCAGGCTCACTACGAGGTCCTGCCAGCGCGACTTGTTCCAGTCGAACAAAGGCCGCTGGTCCATTTGCGCATCGAGACAGCGGCAGAACCGGAGCATCGCGGGAATGACCCGGCTGTCCCCCGTCGCCTCCTGGTATTGCATGAGCGCTTTGAGCATAACGAACGGCGGCCACGGGTCGCGCGGCTTGTATTTGCCGCTGCGCGATTCGCTCTTCTCGGGGCCGAGCCACCCGTCCTCCTGCTGGTGCGTCAGGATATAATCCAGATGCTGCTCGACCTTTGCCTTCAGCGCCGGGTCGTCAAGCAAATACGCCAGCGGCACGACGCCGTCCAGCCAGTACGGCATGCGCTCCCAACCCTCGTCCTTGCCGCCAATCCAGCCGCTATCCCTGACATCCGGCCAGAATTCGTCCAGATGCCCGCTCAGGCCGTCCGCCTGGATGCGCAGTTGCCGCGCCAGCCAGCCTTGCGGATGAATGCTGCCCAGCGGCAGCGGTTCCAGCGCGAGCGGCTGCAGCCTGGGCGGCGCCGTCAGTGCTACCGCGGTCAGGATCGAGAGGATTGCCATCATTTTCCTCCTTTTCCCCGTTCGCCCGCCGCGAAACCCGAGTGTAACACCACCAAGCCGCGGGCGTCACGGTTCGTCACGGCAAGTAGGGTCGCGGGTCGACCGGATGCCCGTCGACACGCACCTCATAATGCAGATGCGGCCCGGTCGCATTGCCGCTGCGCCCGGACCGCGCAATCGTCTGTCCCCTCAGCACCTTCTGCCCCAGTTCCACCAGAATCGCCTCCAAATGCGCGTACGCCGTCTCGAANNNNNNNNNNNNNNNNNNNNNNNNNNNNNNNNNNNNNNNNNNNNNNNNNNNNNNNNNNNNNNNNNNNNNNNNNNNNNNNNNNNNNNNNNNNNNNNNNNNNCCTCATAATGCAGATGCGGCCCGGTCGCATTGCCGCTGCGCCCGGACCGCGCAATCGTCTGTCCCCTCAGCACCTTCTGCCCCAGTTCCACCAGAATCGCCTCCAAATGCGCGTACGCCGTCTCGAATGCCGCTTGATGCCGCAGCACGATGAGGTTGCCATACTTGCCCATCACGCCCGCGAACGTCACAACGCCGTCCGCGGCTGCCAGTACCGGCGTGTCCACCGGCAGGCCAATATCCAAGCCGGCGTGCGTGCGCCCGTTGCCGCGCGGTTCGCCGAATTCCGAAGTGACGCGCGGGTCTGCAACGGGAACCGGCCACGTGTCCGGCGCCACAGGCCGCGGCGCCACAGGCCGCGGCGCCACAGGCGACGGCCGGGCATATTCGTGGCGCGACCGTGCGCAACCGAGCGCGAGACACACACTCAGCGCCATCACCGCCGTGCGGCGGGCATGTTGGATTCGTACAGTCACGCTGACGCCCGGCGTTCTGGTCCCGAATCCGGAATCCCAAACCCCTCCGCGTGCGCGAACGCGAGACGGCACGCGGCGCCTACCACTCAATCTGCGGATCGGACGTGAACAGGGCGATCAAAAACGCGACAGGCAATGCCAGCGTGCTCAAGATCGCGAACATCGCGCTGAGGAGCCAGCCAAAGAACACAACCGACGCCGCGCCAAGCCCTTTGGTCTCTTCCTCGAAAAACATCGGTACGCCTTCCTTCTCCTGTCACGACCTCGGGCACGACCATCTGCATGAGAAGAGGCCGCGCTACAACCCAAGGTAATACTACAGTCCCGCCTCCGGGTTCCACCTGCGCCATCCCATCTCGCGGACCAGCGCCCTTGTCGCGCCCCGAGAAGCCCCATATCCTCACGCCGGGGAGACGCCGCGCCTGCCCTGCTTGGCGGGCCCGCATGGCTTCGGGTATGCTTGCCCGCATGACCAGGCAAGCCCCCCTCTTGTTCTGCGCGGCGGCATTGTTCGCCGCATGTGCGTCGCGCGAGGTGGTCGTCGTGTACAGCCCTCACGGCGCGGATGTGCTCCGCGACTACGAGAAGCTGTTCGAAGAAGCGTACCCGAACGTGGACGTCCAATGGATTGCCGCGGGCGCGAAAGAGGTCTACGGGCGTATCGCCGGTGAACGCAACCGCCCCGCGTGCGACGTGTGGTGGGGCGCGCCCTCGACCATGTTCATGCAGGCCGCCGACGCGGGCCTGCTCGCGACTTACCGGCCCACCTGGGCCGAACAGGCGCCGCCGGACGCGCACGACCCTCAGCACCGCTGGTACGCCACGTACCGGTCGCCGCTCGCCATCCTGTTCAACACGAACGGGCTCGACCGCGCACAGGCGCCGCAAACCTGGGACGACCTCCTCGACCCAAGATGGCGCGGGAAGATCGTCCTGCGCAAACCGCTCGCGTCCGGCACGATGCGCACGTTCCTCTGCGCCATGGTCGGCCGCGCCGGCAACGAAGACGACGGCATCGCGTGGCTGAAGCGGCTTCAGGAGTCCGTGGTCAGTTCGCCCGAGAGCCCGAACCTGCTCTATGACCACATCAAGCGCAATCCGGACTGCATCAGCGTGTGGCTGCAGCCGGACGTCATCATGCAGCGCGAACGCAACGGGTTCCCCTTCGATTGTGTCGTGCCGCCGCAGACGCCCGTGCTCCTCGATGCCATCGCCATCGTCAACAACGCGCCGCATCCGGAATGGGCCCGCGCGTTCTACGAATTCGTCACCTCGCCCGAGGCCCTCGCGCAGCAGGCCCGCGCCTACGCAAAAATGCCCGCGCGCAAGGACATCGACCCGGCGCAGCTTCCCGCATGGATGACCGGCGCCGTCATAGATCCTATGCCCATCGATTGGGCCGTGTTCGCCGCCAAAGAGGCCGCGTGGTGCGACCGCTGGGAACGCGAGGTATTCCGCGCGCCATGAGCAGCGTCCGGTGTGAAGCGCTCACGAAGATCTATCCCGGCGGCCAGGGCGGCATTCGCGACCTGACCTGCACCATTGACCAGGGCGAGTTCTTTGCGTTGCTCGGCCCGAGCGGCTGCGGCAAAACCACCACGCTCCGGCTCATCGCGGGCCTCGAGACACCCGACACCGGCGCCGTCTTCTTCGACGGCCGCGACGTCACGGCCGCGCCGCCCGAGAAACGCAACGCGGCGATGGTCTTCCAGAGCTACGCGCTGTTCCCGCACATGAACGTGTTCGAGAACGTGGCGTTCGGCCTGCGCGCGCGCAGGATGCCCAAACCGGATATCCGCGAACGGGTCGCGGAAGCGCTCGGCTACGTCCAGCTCGAAGGCATGGAAAAGCGCCGCGTCACCGAACTGAGCGGCGGCCAGCAGCAGCGCGTCGCGCTCGCCCGCGCGCTCGCGGTGCATCCCGCGATCCTGCTGCTCGACGAGCCCCTCAGCAACCTCGACGCAGAACTGCGCCACGCCACCCGCGCGCAACTCGCCGAACTGCAGCGCCGCCTCAAGATCACCGCCGTATACGTCACGCACGACCAGGAAGAGGCGCTCGCGCTCGCGGACCGCATCGCCGTGATCAAGGACGGCGCCGTGCACCAGATAGGCGCGCCCGGTGAAGTGCTCCATCAGCCGGCTACGCCGTTCGTCGCGTCCTTCCTCGAACGCCAGCGCCACGCGCCGGACAAGCCGTGAAAGGGCCCCTGATTTGCGCATGCCCTTGATAGCCGCATCACTCGTCCTCGTATCGTGCCACGCCTTCGCCTGGGGCCCCGCCACGCACGCATACGCCGCCCTGCGCATTTTCGGTCCGGACGCGCCCGAAGCGGTCTTGGGCTCGACCCTGCCCGATTTCAACGGCGCCGCGCGCCTGCGCCCCGAGGTCGACCGCGTCATCAAGCGTTTGACTCACCACGAATGCGAGCGCCTGGCCCCGTCCCCGTTTGCCGCGGGCTTTGCCACGCACAACGGCGCCTGGGGCGCCGACCTTTACGCGCACAGCTACGGCAAAGAGGCCGGCGCCGACTACTACGCCACGCGCAAGATCAAGGAACTCAGCGAAAAAACCGGCCTGAGCCTCAATCAGTCCGAGGACACGTTTGAAGCCGCCATGGACATGCAAATCGCCCTCGACTGCGGGCCCCAACTCGGCCAGGCGCTCTTGGAAGCCGCGCGCAGCGTCGGCCCCGAACAGGAGCAAGCCATTGTCGACGCATTCGCCGCGCCGCTGGCCGAACGCGTCCCTGAACTGCGCCCCGGCGAGGCGGAAAGCATCCTGCGCTGGGCCTTTCGCGCGCACAAGACCCTGATGGAGGCCTTCGCCATTCAACTCATGCAGGACCGCGCCTACATGTTACGCATCGGCGCGCCCTTGCTCGCCCGCCACCTGAATTGCGACACGCCCACGGCCCGCAATTACCTCGAAACCGCGCTGGAACTCTGCGCCGACTGGCGCGAACCCCTCAACGAAATCGCTGAGAACGTCCGCGATGTCCTCGAAGACCAGGGACGCGTGAAGTAACCCCCATCCGCGCCCTGAGACCGCGCCGGCCCGCCATGCCCACGGGGGCGCGTGATGGACGAAATGGAGGGAATGGACCTCTTGCTCGTTCCGCGTTCCCTTCTTCCTCGCCCCTCATCCCTCCCCGGGCCGCAGCGCCACGAACGCGTCGTAGTTCGTCTCGTAAATCTTGCGGAGCACGTCGGGCTCGAGGGCAAGGCCCCGCAATTGCCCGTAAGGGTTCTTCGTGCCGGGGTAGTCATATGGCGAGCCGTCAGCGGCCATCCAGAAGTAGTAGACGTCCTTCTCAAGCATTTCGCGGCAGGCGCGCAGCACGGATTCGATCCACGCCTCCGTTTTCTCGGCGTTTCCCGTTACCACCATGTCCGTACCCCAGAGAATGCGGTCCTGGTACTTGATAATTGCGTCACGGAACGCCGGCACGTTCGCGCTCACGACTTCAAGCCCGTGTACGAGGATGTTCCGCGTGCCCCAACTGCAATCGGTGTACACGCCGGGATACTGGTCGAGGATTTGCCAGAACTGGTTCCAAGCTTCACCGCCGGGCCGGTAGAACGTGACCCCGAAATGCGGGACGATTACCTTGAGCCTCGGGAACCGCTCCATGACGCGCAAAAACTCCGCGAGGAAATTGGGTTTGCTCAAATTGATGTGCCAGCAGATAGGGAAGTTGTTCTGCTCGCAGAATTCGTACACGGGCATCATGACCGGGTCGTCGAGGGGCCGGTCATAGAAATTGCTGTGCCCCGTATAGAGCTTCAGGCCGTGCACCCCCGCGGCCAGGTACTGCCGCAAGAGGTCCTCCTTGTTCTCGTCGTCGGGGTGTATCGCGCAATAGGTGACAATCTTGTCCGGAGCCGCGTGCTCGCAGGTCAGGATTTCGTTCGTGTTCCACGCGTTGCCCCGTCTCGGGTCGTTTCCTTCGCCTTTCAGCGTGTAGTCAGAACTGGCAACTAACACCGTGCGCACGATCCCCAGCCGCTCCGCCGCGGCCAGGTACTTGTCCAAGTGCTTTTGTTGATACAGGTGGTCGTGCGCGTTCACGATGCGGTATGCGGCCAGCCCCGGGTCCGCTTCCGGAACCGACGACGTATCCAACGTGTGCTGCGTTTCGCCTGCGCCGCTTTCCCGCGCAGCACCAAGCTCCTGGCGGGTCCGTTCAGCCAGTTGGTCCACGTTGCCCTTGTACACAAAATACAGGGCAACATTGGATGTGAGCAGGAACACCGTCAGGGCGAAAAGGACCGGCCGGGACAGGTCCCGTCTTGCCGTTTTGGTTGGCTCCAGGTGTTCCGGCATGCCCACTCCTTCGAGTTCGAAGTCCATCCCTGAACCGGATAATACAGAATCGTGTCTCCGGATGCCACGCAAGACAGGCGGGCAAGTTGCTTTGCGCGTGCCGCCGGATTACGATCACGCGCACGCGTTGCTTGTATGGGCGTAAGGGAGGAACGCTTCGTGAGCATGGAAAACGTGGAAGCTGGGGAGCAGCTGGTCAAACAGGACCTGATTACCCAGGAAGAACTCGCCGAGGCCCGCGAACGCGCCGCGCGCTCGGGTATCCCCTGGTACAAACAGCTTATCCAGACAAAGAAGGTCTCTTTCGGCGCGCTCGAGAGCGTATTGCGCTACGAGTTTCATCTTCCTTCGACCAAGAGCAAACAGCAGCAACTTGGCGACACGCTCGTCGAAATGCAGGCGATTACGCCCGCGCAACTCAAAGAAGCCTTGGTGGAGCAAAAACGCACGGGACGCCTGCTCGGCAATATTCTCCTCGAACTTGAGTATGTGTCCGAGGAAACAATCGCTCGTGCCCTCAGCCGCCAGCAGAATCTGGAATTCGCGTCCGTCGAGCGTACCCCAAGCGATCCTGAGGCCCTGGAAGCCGTCCCGGAAAGCATCGCTCGCAGTTACCAGTTCATCCCGATTACCATCGAAGGCGACAAGGTCACCGTCCTGGTCGCGGACCCCGGCTTGCGCAGCCGGTTGGACAATGCCGGAATCCTCATCGGAAAACGTCTGTATCCTGTCCTGACCTCCGTGCCTGACATGGGCACGGAGATCGAACGGCGTTATGGAGCCTTGCGCAGAGGCGACCCCGGCGTTCTGCCGCGCGAACCGGCTCAAGCGCCCCGAGAACACGAAGCACACGCCGCCAAACCTTCCGAAACCGCAAAAAAGGGGATGCACATGACACACGAAACAACGACGGCCCGCGCGCCCGCTGAACCGTCGCGATTCGAAGAAATCGCGCAGAAGGCCTCCGGAAGTACGGTCATTAAGCTGGTCTCAACCATCATTGAAGGCGCTGTGAAGTCCGGCGCAACGGATGTTCATCTGGACCCGCAGGACCCGGAGATGCGTGTGCGCTATCGCATTGATGGCGTGCTGCACGACATCATGAGCATCCCGGAGAATATCGAACTCGCCGTCATCTCCCGTATCAAGATTCTGGCGGATATGGACATTACCGAGACACGCCATCCTCAGGACGGTCACATCAGCATGGATATTGCCGGCCGCGAATTCGACGTGCGCGTCGCCACACTGCCGACCTACCTTGGCGAACGGGTTGTGCTGCGGCTGCTGGACCAAACGTCCATTCTCTCCGGTATCAAAGACCTTGGACTCGAACCGGATGACGAGGAGAAGTTCTCACGTCTGATTAACCAGCCCTATGGCATGATTCTCGTGACGGGACCCACGGGCAGCGGCAAGACCACGACGCTCTACGCCGCTCTGAATCAGAAAAACGTCTTGACCGACAGCATCGTGACGCTCGAAGACCCTGTAGAATACCAACTTTCGGGAATAAATCAGGTCCAAATCGATACGGATATTGGACTTACGTTCGCTGCGACGCTGCGCGCAACGATGCGCCAGGATATCGATGTGCTGCTGGTTGGCGAGATTCGCGATGCCGAAACCGCGCACATTGCCATTCGTGCCGCCATGACCGGTCACCTTGTTTTCAGCACGCTGCACACAAATGACGCCCCGGAGGCCATCAGTACCCTGCGAAACATGGGTATTCCATCTTACCTGATATCCAGCGCGCTCAGCGCCGTCATAGCGCAACGTCTCGTGAGAAAGGTCTGCCTGGCCTGCCGCCATGCATTCAAGCCTTCCGCTGACCTCCTGCGCGCTATTGGACTTCCTGCTACGGTCAAGAAACTCTACGGCGGCACGGGATGTGACGCCTGCTATCACACAGGCAACCGGGGAAGGACCGGCATATTTGAAATTCTGGAAATTACGCCCGAAATTCGGAAGCTTATCGCGGCTGATTCCGGAACGGACCGCATCGTAGAAGCCGCTCATCTGGTCACCATGGGTGAAAGATGCCGCCAAAAGGTCAAAGCCGGAATCGTGGAACCCAAAGAGTATCTGCGAGTTATACGCCAGTAGCCATCGGCTGCGTTGTTCGCTCGCAGCCGCCCTGTGGAAAACTTGTGCAAAAGATCCACCATGTATGATGCGGAATCATGTTCCGCGGACCTGGTTATGGCACACAAGACGCTCTGAATAAGGGTGTTATGTGTTGCAGGCACAGGTCTTGAACAAAGAGGCATGCTGACGTAACATATTATAAATAAACGTCTTACAACATTCCGGAGCAGGCTTGCCACAGAGTGTGCGACCATGAAAGACGTAGTTTCACAAGCATATGGAAAACTCGCTCAAAGCTGTCGTAACCCCTTGCGGCAGTTCAAACAACGCCTGTGGATAACTGCGGCGGACTCCGTGGAACAGACCGACGAAATAGCCTTGTGAAAAAGACTTGACGTACCAGGGGAAAAGAGAGTATGAAATCCCCGCGCCAAAAGAAGCGGATGCCTTACTGCCCGGCTCTAGCAGAGGTTAATCCCCTGCGTGTGGATATGCCGATGCGATATTGCACAGGTTTATCCACGCCGAAACCAGATGAAAAGAAACTGTTTACGCCGATATTCACACAAAATGGCGTATGACTACTATGTACTACGGAATATATTAATTTAAAAGTCATTCTATACAAGGGAAAACTAATCCACACGGGAAATACCGCCAAGCACATAGGAACCTTCTGGTCCGGTTTCGGGAATTAGTCCAAGAGAGCCGGGTTGCAAAGGTCCCTCGGGTAAGGTTATCTTGGTTGCGTGGTAGGGAGACGCTCGCATGAAGATCACTATTCCTCGGCAAGACCTTCTTGATACCGTAAACAAGGTTAAGACGGTGGTGCCTTCGAAATCCGCCTTGCCCATACTGTCGCATCTGTTGATCGAAACGGTGGGCGCGGGCATTCGCGTCAGCGCCACCGACTTGAAAGTGAGTATTCAATGTAGTGTGGATTGCGATGTGCGCACGGAGGGGGCGCTTACTGTTTCTTGTCAGCGTCTGGCTTCAATCCTGATGGAACTGCCCGACAAAGAAATTACACTGACGCTTGGCGAGAACAACATTGTCGAGCTTGCCTGCGGCCGGATTCACACGAAGCTTTTCAGTATGCCGGTAGACCAGTTTCCGCCTATCCGGGATTTTGAGGGTGTAAAGCCCTTGGTGTTCAAGCAGGGTGTTCTCCGTGGTTTGTTTACAAAGACCTCGTTCGCCATCTGCACGGACCAGGCAAGATACAATCTGACAGGATTGTTGTACGAGATTATCGGTGGGCGGCTGACCGTGGTGGCGACGGATGGCAGGCGGATGAGCCTGTGTTGTGAAGAAGAGGGTATCCCGGATGATATCGAGACGAAGGTTATTATCCCGGCGAAGATGGTAAATGAACTGCAGCGCCTCCTCGGTGAGGATGACCCTGTGGAGGTGTTTATCGATGAAAGTCAGGCGGCTTTTGTGTTCAATTCGCTGCGGATGGTGACTTCCCTCATCGAAGGCAACTTCCCGAACTATGACATGGTTGTTCCCAAGAAGCACGACAAGGAAGCCATTCTGGGTACGGCTCAGTTTATGGAAGCGATGCGCCGCACGCGCACGATGACGAATGAGAAGTTCAATTCCGTCCGTCTCAAGATTGCCGGGCCGACGATGACATTCCGGGTAGTCACGCCTGAGGTCGGCGAATACGAAGAAGATATGGAAATTACCTATGACGGAGAGAATGTCGAAATAGCGTTCAACCCGGACTTTATAATCGACGTGCTCCGGCATATGGACTGTGAACGTGTCTGTCTTGTATTGCGCGATGCAATGAGCCCTGGCGTTCTTAAACCATATACGGATGCGCCTCTCGACAGCTACATCAATGTTATCATGCCCATTCGTATTTGACGCGTGGTTGTTCGCTTTAAGCGTGTGTCCCCGCGATAGACGCCGGTCCGGTAATAGGCAGTCATGATTTGACTAAGTGATTTGACTAAGTGCCGTCATGCATTCTGTAACACGACGCTTTTATTTGCACACCTATTACTGATCAACGGGTCTCATGACGCATGCTAACGGAAGCCCTTTTCCAGCCTTTTACCCCTGTACATTTTCTTGTTCTTTTTTTGATGTTTCTTCTAAACGGTATTGTTTTGTTGCTCCCCAAACTTGCGCCAGGCAAACACGCTGTTCGAAACGTTGCGTATGCAATCGCGATTTTCATGCTTGCACAGGAATTGGTGGATCGCGGCGGGCATTATTTCCTTAACCGGGAACCTCTTGCGCACGTCCTTCCTTTTCATCTGTGTGGCATGTCCGTGTTTCTCGTTCCTGTCATGTTGATTACCAGGAATCAGCTGCTACTTGAGGTTCTTTATTATTGGGGACTTGGCGGCGCGTTGATATCGCTCATTACACCCGAGGTGGCTTTCCCTTTTCCTCATTTCTTGAACGTAACATTTTTTACCAGCCATACCCTGATTATCACGGGAGTCATTTATGCCATCCTCTATTACGAAATGAGGCCGCGACGGGGCTCGATTGTCAGGGTCTTTCTGATCACCGCGACCTATGCTGCCATCGTAGCCCCGCTCAACGTGCTGCTTGGAACCAACTACCTGTACATCTGTAAGAAACCGGCAGGCTTGTCTGTCTTGGATTTTCTGGGACCTTGGCCCTGGTATCTGCCGGGCATGATTCTCATTACGTGCCTCGTCTTTGGTCTGCTATATATGCCGTACTGGATACATGATATCTGTCACGGAAAAAACGGCCGTGAGCAGGTTACCCGGCCGCTGGACGCAAACGAATAGACAGTCCCGTAATCCCGTCTATATATTGGGACATTGTGCATGAACCGCCTGCGCAAACGTGCGTCTGTTTTCTTGCTGATTGGTCTGGCCACATCAGTGGGCGCGGACGCGCTGCACCCGTTCCCGGGCGTAGAACTGGCCCATATCCAGACAGCGTCACCCGAGCCAGTCTCTTACTTTGTTGTCAAGGTTGATATGACCTTGCTTGGTCTGCGTTTTACCGCTACGGCGCCTAATGGCGACGGCCCGCGAGACACCTGGACGGAAACGACACGCGAGTTCGTGCAGCGCACAGGTTCCCAAATTGGAATCAACGCAAGTTTCTTCGCAAATGACGGCGAATCTCATACCGATATTCTTAGCCTGAGCGTCAGTAACGGCGTCCCTTATTCACCATGGAAACAGAGCATGCCCTGTGGCATCAACATCAGTGAAGACAACACAGTCACATTCATTGAACCTGCGATTGCCTTACCTACCGGATACGAGTGCAACCCTTCTGTCACGCTTTACAATGCTATAGCGGGGAACCTATGGCTTGTGCGCAACGGCAAGAATGTCACGGCGCCCGAGGGAAAGCGTCATCCGCGCACGGCAATAGGAATCACCCGCGACAACAAGCTGGTGTTACTCGTCGTTGATGGCCGCGCCCCGAGCTACAGCGTGGGCATGACCTGCCATGAACTTGCCGAGACACTTCTGCGTCATGACGCAGTGGACGCGCTCAATCTTGACGGCGGCGGTTCTTCCACCCTTGTAATCGCCGATCCGGAGCCGCGAGTGGTAAATATTCCGATGCCTATTGAACTGCCGGACAGGCCGGGCATGACTCCGCATGCCGTTGAACGAAAGGTTGGCAATAACCTGGGTATCCTTGTGCCACGCGGCGGCGGTGCAGCAGGGGCTGAGGAAAAATAGGGTCTGCGTGCCATTGCCGTAGCTCAACAAGAGCGGGAACCTTCATGGCGCCGCGTGGTATTTC
Proteins encoded in this window:
- a CDS encoding phosphodiester glycosidase family protein, giving the protein MNRLRKRASVFLLIGLATSVGADALHPFPGVELAHIQTASPEPVSYFVVKVDMTLLGLRFTATAPNGDGPRDTWTETTREFVQRTGSQIGINASFFANDGESHTDILSLSVSNGVPYSPWKQSMPCGINISEDNTVTFIEPAIALPTGYECNPSVTLYNAIAGNLWLVRNGKNVTAPEGKRHPRTAIGITRDNKLVLLVVDGRAPSYSVGMTCHELAETLLRHDAVDALNLDGGGSSTLVIADPEPRVVNIPMPIELPDRPGMTPHAVERKVGNNLGILVPRGGGAAGAEEK